The sequence below is a genomic window from Methylotuvimicrobium sp. KM2.
ATGAGTGCACTCTGGAACAACTGTCTCGCTAAACTTGAAAATGAAATTTCTTCCTCGGAATTCAGCACCTGGATTAGACCCTTGCAGGCAATCGAAACCGACGGACAAATCAAGTTATTAGCGCCGAACCGGTTTGTGCTGGATTGGGTAAAAGAACATCATTTCGCCAAACTGGAAGAGGCGATACAGCAATTTTCCAACGGTTCTTTAAGCTTGCAATTGGACATCGGCTCGAAGAAAGCCATGCTGACTCCTACACCGCAGCATATCAAAGCCCCCGATAGTAAAAAATCACGTCCTAACTTTCTTAATAAAGCATTTATTTTCGATAACTTTGTCGAAGGTAAATCCAACCAATTGGCAAAAGCGGCTTCCATTCAAGTCTCCGAAAATATCGGCAAGGCATACAATCCGTTATTAATTTACGGCGGCTCCGGTTTAGGTAAAACACATCTGATGCATGCGATCGGTAATGCGATCCTGCAACATAATCCGTCGGCGAAAATCGTTTATCTGCATTCCGAAAAATTCGTGCAGGATATGGTCAAAGCTTTACAACAAAATGCGATCGATACTTTCAAGGAATATTATCGAGGCGTCGATACCTTGCTGATTGACGATATTCAATTCTTTGCCGGCAAGGAACGCTCTCAAGAAGAGTTTTTCCATACCTTCAACACGTTGTTGGAAAAAAAGCACCAGGTCGTTTTAACCTGCGATAAATACCCGAAAGAAATCGTCGGTTTGGAAGACCGTTTGAAATCGCGCTTCGGCTGGGGATTACCGGTTGCAATCGAACCGCCGGACCTTGAAACCCGTGCCGCTATTTTAATGAAAAAAGCAATGATGGCGGGTGTCGATCTACCTCAGGAAGTCGCTTTTTTCATCGGTAAAAGGATTCCTTCGAATGTACGAGATCTCGAAGGTGCATTACGACGAGTCATTGCCAATGCACAATTTACCGGACGCGAAATCACCACTGAATTTACCAAAGAAGCATTGCACGATCTGATTTCCTTACAAGATAAGCTCGTCAATATCGATAACATACAAAAAACCGTAGCTGAATATTTTAAGATTAGGGTTGCGGATTTATCGTCGAAAAATCGGCGGCAATCCATTACCCGACCAAGGCAAATTGCTATGTGTCTAGCTCGTGAATTGACTTCGCACAGTTTTCCGGAAATCGGCGAAGCATTCGGTGGACGCGATCACACCACGGTTATTAATGCTTGTAAACGCATTGCCTCCTTGCGCGACTCGGATGTAAAACTTGAGGAAGATTATTTAAACCTGTTGAGAACATTGTCGCATTAACGGTGTTTAACTTGTGGATAACTGCAGTCATTAACAGAGAAGGCGAGTTATCCTCTTTTTATCAAGCGCTTATCCACAGCCTTAAACTCCGGTTTCTTACAAGATAAGTTATTGATATATAAGATATTAAACGACTTATCACGTTTTTTTTATAGACTAATAGTAAATATAAATAAATATCTTATATGAAATATATTATTAATAGAGAACGGCTATTGGTTCCATTGCAGCAAATTGTCAGTGTGATTGAAAAAAGACAAACCATGCCGATTTTGTCGAATGTGTTGATGGTTTTTCGTCAAGACAGCCTGTTAATGACCGGTACCGATCTTGAAGTTCAAATTGTTACCGAAATTGCAATAGAAAATACGACTTTTGCCGAAATTACTTTACCCGCCCGAAAGTTTCTCGACATCTGCCGCTTGCTACCGACCGGTGCCGATATCAAATTGGAAGTCGCCGACGACAAAGTTAAGGTGCTTTCCGGGCGTAGCCGCTTTATTTTAAGTACACTGCCTGCCGAAAATTATCCGGAATTTTCAGAATCCGTGTTAGATCATCGGTTTACCATCAATGCCGGACTTTTTAAAAAAGCGCTCGAAAAGACCGTTTTTTGTATGGCGTCTCAGGATGTACGCTATTATCTCAACGGTTTATTGCTCAACATTTCCAATTCGCGTATCAAACTCGTCGCATCCGATGGACATCGTTTATCGGTTTTCGAAGACAACTTAGAAAATCCAGCCGGATATGAAGCGCGTATCATCCTGCCAAGAAAAGGCGTTATGGAATTGGTGCGTTTATTGGATGATCCTGAAATTGAACTTTTGGTTGAAT
It includes:
- the dnaA gene encoding chromosomal replication initiator protein DnaA: MSALWNNCLAKLENEISSSEFSTWIRPLQAIETDGQIKLLAPNRFVLDWVKEHHFAKLEEAIQQFSNGSLSLQLDIGSKKAMLTPTPQHIKAPDSKKSRPNFLNKAFIFDNFVEGKSNQLAKAASIQVSENIGKAYNPLLIYGGSGLGKTHLMHAIGNAILQHNPSAKIVYLHSEKFVQDMVKALQQNAIDTFKEYYRGVDTLLIDDIQFFAGKERSQEEFFHTFNTLLEKKHQVVLTCDKYPKEIVGLEDRLKSRFGWGLPVAIEPPDLETRAAILMKKAMMAGVDLPQEVAFFIGKRIPSNVRDLEGALRRVIANAQFTGREITTEFTKEALHDLISLQDKLVNIDNIQKTVAEYFKIRVADLSSKNRRQSITRPRQIAMCLARELTSHSFPEIGEAFGGRDHTTVINACKRIASLRDSDVKLEEDYLNLLRTLSH
- the dnaN gene encoding DNA polymerase III subunit beta, with amino-acid sequence MKYIINRERLLVPLQQIVSVIEKRQTMPILSNVLMVFRQDSLLMTGTDLEVQIVTEIAIENTTFAEITLPARKFLDICRLLPTGADIKLEVADDKVKVLSGRSRFILSTLPAENYPEFSESVLDHRFTINAGLFKKALEKTVFCMASQDVRYYLNGLLLNISNSRIKLVASDGHRLSVFEDNLENPAGYEARIILPRKGVMELVRLLDDPEIELLVEFSSNNIRVTINNTIFSAKLVDAKYPDFNRVFHQDFLTPIHIQRQLLKDALTRVAILSNEKYKGVTFDLSSDSLKISAHNPEHEEAEEEIVTDYVGEPLSIAFNVQYVLDAISNIDSEITELTIARNSSCCIIDEPETRAYRFIVMPMRL